In one window of Streptomyces griseus subsp. griseus DNA:
- a CDS encoding glycoside hydrolase family 19 protein, translating into MIKRALGLLVALAAVVAAFVVLPAATAQAATCVAAWNSSAVYTGGQTASLNGRNYTAKWWTQNERPGSSDVWADNGACGTGGGDGPGQSNGFVVSEAQFNQMFPNRNSFYTYQGLTDALSAYPAFANSGSDEIKKREAAAFLANVSHETGGLVYIKEVNEANYPHYCDAGQPYGCPAGQSAYYGKGPIQLSWNFNYKAAGDALGIDLLNNPYLVEQNASIAWKTGLWYWNTQTGPGTITGHNAIVNGPGFGETIRSINGAIECNGGNPAQVQSRIDKFTQFTQILGTTTGSNLSC; encoded by the coding sequence GTGATCAAACGTGCCCTCGGCCTGCTGGTCGCGCTCGCCGCTGTCGTCGCGGCGTTCGTCGTCCTCCCCGCCGCCACCGCACAGGCCGCCACCTGCGTCGCCGCCTGGAACTCCTCCGCCGTCTACACGGGCGGCCAGACCGCCTCGCTCAACGGCCGCAACTACACCGCCAAGTGGTGGACCCAGAACGAGCGGCCCGGCTCCTCCGACGTCTGGGCCGACAACGGCGCCTGCGGGACCGGCGGCGGTGACGGCCCGGGCCAGAGCAACGGGTTCGTCGTCAGCGAGGCGCAGTTCAACCAGATGTTCCCGAACCGGAACTCCTTCTACACCTACCAGGGCCTCACCGACGCCCTGAGCGCGTACCCCGCCTTCGCCAACAGCGGCAGCGACGAGATCAAGAAGCGCGAGGCGGCGGCCTTCCTCGCCAACGTCAGCCACGAGACCGGCGGGCTGGTGTACATCAAGGAAGTCAACGAGGCCAACTACCCCCACTACTGCGACGCCGGCCAGCCCTACGGCTGCCCGGCCGGCCAGTCCGCGTACTACGGCAAGGGCCCCATCCAGCTCAGCTGGAACTTCAACTACAAGGCCGCCGGTGACGCGCTCGGCATCGACCTGCTGAACAACCCCTACCTGGTCGAGCAGAACGCCTCCATCGCCTGGAAGACCGGCCTCTGGTACTGGAACACCCAGACCGGCCCGGGCACCATCACGGGGCACAACGCCATCGTCAACGGCCCCGGCTTCGGTGAGACGATCCGCTCCATCAACGGCGCCATCGAGTGCAACGGCGGCAACCCGGCGCAGGTCCAGAGCCGGATCGACAAGTTCACGCAGTTCACCCAGATCCTCGGCACCACCACCGGCTCGAACCTGAGCTGCTGA
- a CDS encoding polyprenyl synthetase family protein, with the protein MSEGWEPGAFKARVDQVLHRFAAGEAGQLTAIDASLGPVADAVETAVAEGKRLRAAFCYWGWRAAGQPDSDALVRAAASMELVHAAAVVHDDLIDDSPLRHGRPTAHLALREAVRGHPEPTSAARSLAMLAGDLLMSMAGQLFVTSGLPAGYLGRARPLWASLARELVAGECLEILHTGAAVPDTATSLKVVRYKTAKYTVEQPLLIGALLGGAGGPLRAGCSAYGLPLGEAFQLRDDLLGLFGDPALTGKDGSDDVRGHRPTALLAETWRLAGEEDRARLRTLLAPGTDTRTTGTADAVRDIMRRLKAPDRIESMITARAEEALRTLDELDLPAPAVTALTALAHSAAVRRH; encoded by the coding sequence GTGTCTGAGGGGTGGGAGCCCGGCGCCTTCAAGGCCCGGGTGGACCAGGTGCTCCACCGCTTCGCGGCCGGGGAGGCCGGGCAACTCACGGCGATCGACGCCTCCTTGGGCCCGGTGGCGGACGCGGTGGAGACGGCCGTGGCGGAGGGCAAAAGGCTGCGGGCGGCGTTCTGCTACTGGGGCTGGCGAGCGGCCGGGCAGCCCGACAGCGACGCCCTGGTGCGGGCGGCGGCCTCGATGGAGCTCGTGCACGCGGCGGCCGTGGTCCACGACGACCTGATCGACGACAGCCCGCTGCGGCACGGGCGCCCCACCGCCCATCTGGCCCTGCGCGAGGCGGTGCGGGGCCATCCCGAACCCACGTCGGCGGCTCGCTCGTTGGCGATGCTCGCCGGGGACCTGCTGATGTCGATGGCCGGGCAGCTCTTCGTCACCAGCGGTCTGCCCGCCGGCTATCTCGGCCGAGCCCGCCCGCTCTGGGCCTCACTGGCCCGGGAGTTGGTGGCCGGCGAGTGCCTGGAGATCCTGCACACCGGGGCCGCCGTGCCCGATACGGCGACCTCGCTCAAGGTCGTCCGCTACAAGACCGCCAAGTACACCGTGGAACAGCCCCTGTTGATCGGAGCGCTGCTGGGCGGGGCGGGTGGGCCGCTGCGCGCGGGCTGCTCAGCGTACGGGCTGCCGCTGGGCGAGGCGTTCCAGCTGCGGGACGATCTGCTGGGCCTGTTCGGGGACCCCGCGCTCACGGGGAAGGACGGCTCCGACGACGTACGCGGCCATCGGCCGACGGCCCTGCTCGCGGAGACCTGGCGGCTGGCCGGAGAGGAGGACCGGGCCCGCCTGCGCACCCTGCTCGCGCCGGGCACCGATACCCGTACGACCGGCACCGCCGACGCCGTGCGCGACATCATGCGCCGCCTGAAGGCCCCCGACCGGATCGAGTCCATGATCACCGCCCGGGCCGAGGAGGCGCTGCGCACACTCGACGAGCTGGACCTGCCCGCCCCCGCCGTCACCGCGCTCACCGCCCTGGCGCACTCGGCGGCCGTCCGCCGCCACTGA
- a CDS encoding oxygenase MpaB family protein, whose product MTSAPAYTQASLDALRQSGDELADATVATLFERGEVGTFNTLMRYVSTAGAPLPDGLPDVARDYLNATAAPPSWVDWSEMEKARLFFIDNNVHISTALSFAAMPACYVVPHVAKLLSATHGLNYPSKRMAETGQFTVHLMQPDAFEAGSRFIPAAQKVRLLHASIRHHLRREGAWDTEGAGMPICQEDMIGGQMFFSMLVLDSLHRLGIHMSEEGADAYYYAWRVVGAMLGVDQKAVPKSLAEAREFLDLYMIRHMGPSPEGALLTRQLIDLYEEVVPGTFFDPIVSALIRHLVGDTCADWLEVPRTPWDTVAKAVPHLLGVLETIEDRSPLGAWALDRIGHLTTVLELSSLTRGRVMHYAIPEHLKKEYGVPSGPARTGRWSPPAATVPGPR is encoded by the coding sequence ATGACCTCCGCCCCCGCCTACACCCAGGCCTCGTTGGACGCCCTGCGGCAGAGCGGCGACGAACTCGCCGACGCCACAGTCGCCACCCTCTTCGAACGCGGCGAGGTCGGCACCTTCAACACCCTGATGCGGTACGTCTCCACCGCCGGTGCCCCGCTGCCCGACGGCCTGCCCGACGTGGCCCGGGATTACCTCAACGCCACCGCCGCACCGCCGTCCTGGGTGGACTGGAGCGAGATGGAGAAGGCCCGGCTCTTCTTCATCGACAACAACGTGCACATCTCCACCGCCCTCTCCTTCGCCGCCATGCCCGCCTGTTACGTCGTCCCGCACGTGGCGAAGCTGCTGTCGGCGACGCACGGGCTGAACTACCCGTCCAAACGGATGGCGGAGACCGGCCAGTTCACCGTCCACCTGATGCAGCCCGACGCCTTCGAGGCCGGCAGCCGCTTCATCCCGGCCGCGCAGAAGGTCCGCCTCCTGCACGCCTCCATCCGCCACCACCTGCGGCGCGAGGGCGCCTGGGACACGGAGGGCGCGGGGATGCCGATCTGCCAGGAGGACATGATCGGCGGGCAGATGTTCTTCTCGATGCTGGTGCTGGACAGCCTGCACCGGCTCGGCATCCATATGTCCGAGGAGGGCGCGGACGCCTACTACTACGCATGGCGGGTGGTCGGCGCGATGCTGGGCGTCGACCAGAAGGCCGTACCCAAGTCCCTCGCCGAGGCACGGGAGTTCCTGGACCTCTACATGATCCGGCACATGGGTCCGTCCCCGGAGGGCGCGCTGCTGACCCGGCAGCTCATCGACCTCTACGAGGAGGTCGTCCCCGGCACCTTCTTCGACCCGATCGTCTCCGCCCTCATCCGCCACCTCGTCGGCGACACCTGCGCGGACTGGCTGGAGGTGCCCCGTACGCCCTGGGACACCGTCGCCAAGGCCGTCCCGCACCTGCTCGGCGTCCTGGAGACCATCGAGGACCGCTCCCCCCTCGGCGCCTGGGCCCTGGACCGGATCGGCCACCTCACCACCGTCCTGGAGCTGTCCTCCCTCACCCGGGGGCGCGTCATGCACTACGCGATCCCCGAGCACCTGAAGAAGGAGTACGGCGTCCCGTCCGGGCCCGCCCGCACCGGCCGCTGGAGCCCCCCGGCGGCGACGGTGCCGGGACCCCGGTAG